The genomic DNA GAGTTCTACCTCCAGTTAGACGCCCTTATATCATACATTTGcttttgccttttcttttggTTGTAGAATAGCAAACAACTTTGTCAAATACCCGAAAGTCCCTAGCACATGTTTTCAGTTTTAGGAGATGTATAAGTTTCAGATATGTTGTAGTTATCTTATGTTGTTTTGTCTAGTCACATTTTTCAAGGGGAAAAGTCCAGTTTACACCATtaaactatcacaaaagtctgattttcaatcttaaactataaaaccggataagatagaccatccaactatcgaaaccgggcaaatttgtcCCTTTGTGTGTTTTTGAAGGTGTTTTccattttataaaaattaaaaatattcaaatttaaactaaaaaaatcatgataaattcattttgaataaaaaatacgaaatgggtatcaaaattttcttgaaaatgtaacctatctattagcACTGTACTTGTCATTTATTCAAATccattttttatgttcatagtatttgttgcttgtagttatgcctattatttttcaataaataagattcaaatagagcaataatagatagattacatttttagaaaatttttgatactagtttcatatttttctattttaaaataaattagttttgattttataggtctcataaaaatacaaaaccaccttcgaAACCGCCCTAAAGgtcaaatttgcccggtttagATAGTTGAATGGCCTACATAATCCGATTTTATAGTTTAAGGTTGAAAATCATATTTTTGCGATTCAAGGGTGTAAATcagatttttcctttttttcaagATACAAATTTCTTACGGTAGACCCTTTGAAGTTTGCAAAGAGAAATCAACTAGGTTTTATAAGTCTGGCGTCATGTAAAGATCATTTAGGATCAGTAAAGACGTCCCTCACATCAGCAATTTTACCTCCAGTTAAACATTTTTAATGTCATGCATTTGCTGTTCTTTTTTCTTGGCTGCAGGATAGCAAACATCTTTGACAGATACCTGAAAGCCCCTAGCACCCGTTTTGAGGAGATGGACATCCAGCAGGTACGCTGATTCTCTTGAACCAAGAGACAAGATGCGACTATTTCTGTTCCCACTGAAGTAGCCTAATATTCTCTCCCTTTTCCATGAAGAAAATCATCCAGGAGATGACAAGGATGAAGGATGAGAGGAACAGGCTCAGGATCATCATGGGACACTGCATGGGGGAGGACCTGGCCTCGTTCTCTGTGGAAGATCTGAGTAACCTTGAACAGCAGATGGAGTTCTCGCTGTACAAAGTTCGCCTCAGGAAGGTAACTAATAAGCACAGGCACGCCGCTTCTTTTATCCTTCAAATTTCTTGAGACACTCGTCAGTGCTAACTGCTGGTACCGAAACCCTTGTTTCTGGCAGCAAGAGCTACTTGATCAGCAGCTGCTGGAGATGCGCCACAGGGTACGCGTGCGTGATTCCTGCATTCTGGCCTCCATCTCTTTCTAGCTCCGTGCCTCCGTCCATTCAGAAGAACCGAGTTGCATTGTGAATGAATTTTTCTTTCGTCCTGAATCTCGACAGGAGATGCACATGTCAGAAGAACAGAGCGGCTACTTGTGCCTGATGGTAAGGCGCTAGGACCTTCTCCTGAACTCAACCGATCCTTCCGTGCTCCAAATTTATACCTGCACCTGAAGTCCTAAACTTCCTCGTGTGGCTGTTGAACAAATAAAGGACCCGGCCGCGAGGGGGCAGAGCCAGGCGGCCGAGATGGCGGCCAACCCGAGGCCGTTCCCGTGGTGGGACGTTGGGGCCAGTGCCAGTGCCAGCGGCAGCCAGCGGCCGCACGGCCGGGACGCCGAGCCGTCGGTGACGGCGCTGCAGCTGTCGCCGCGGCTGCACGGGTACAGGCTCCAGCCGCGGCAGCCCAACTTGCAGGACGCCAGCCTCCATGGCTGGCTCTGGTAAGCGCCTCACTGTCTCTCTGCCTCGACTGTTAAACTGACGGATAGATGCTGATGCGGCAGCATCTGATCCGAGTCCTGAACTGAAAAGGATGTCACATTTTGCTTGTAGctgaggccatgtttagttcccaaaaattttcaagattcactgttacatcgaatttttggacacatgtatggagtattaaatgtagttttaaaaaaataactaattacacagtttagctgtaaatgatgagatgaatcttttgagcataattagtccataattggacactaattatcaaataaaaatgaaagtactatagtaccaaaatccaaaaaatttcacaacTAAACACATCCAAAATTGCCGTGCTGCTGCCTGCAGATTGCTTGGGCAGCTGGACCTGAACGAGGACGCTGAACTTACTCCTCTGCTTGTGACCTGCTCTGGTAGAGCTTCTTGAAGTCTTCTTCCACAGCTTCAGTCTATGACTTGTACTTACCCAGTTACCCTTCACTTGTGCTGTGTGATGACATCGCTCCTTAGATGTGTTTGGACGTCGTGAGAACAAAGTAGAATATTGTACTGTATCATGATTAGAACGAGCAGGCTCCAGGGCTTGGCCTGCGtttgccacttgcagtactggGATCGTGACTAGTATTGTCTCCGGAGCAGTTTGCTTTGTCTGCAACGCAAATTCTCAATCCTACTTCACCAGTGCGCGGAGGAGCACAGTGGCAAGATGCGTATTAAGCGCTGATGATCATTGACTTCGCCACACTTTAATTTTTCTTCGTCCTTCGCCACTGTACTTCACCCCCCGTGACTAGCCACTTGCTAGAAAGGTTCCGAGAACGGGAACCAGGACTGACTCAGCCACTTGCTAGAAAGGTTCCGAGGACGGGAACCAGGACGGAACGCAGCTGGTTGTTGCACTTCAGCCAAGAGGTCGAGTGGAAAAGAGGCACATCTGACAAGATGCCAATCGATCGggcatttttctttctttctttcgtcAGCCCCGCCACCATCTCTTCCTGGAGCTGCAAGCGGCTTGAATCCTGAagtggggaggggaggggaggagaaacT from Panicum virgatum strain AP13 chromosome 7N, P.virgatum_v5, whole genome shotgun sequence includes the following:
- the LOC120680598 gene encoding MADS-box transcription factor 31-like gives rise to the protein MGRGKVELKKIENPTNRQVTFSKRRMGLLKKANELAILCDAQIGVIIFSGSGRMYEYSSPPWRIANIFDRYLKAPSTRFEEMDIQQKIIQEMTRMKDERNRLRIIMGHCMGEDLASFSVEDLSNLEQQMEFSLYKVRLRKQELLDQQLLEMRHREMHMSEEQSGYLCLMDPAARGQSQAAEMAANPRPFPWWDVGASASASGSQRPHGRDAEPSVTALQLSPRLHGYRLQPRQPNLQDASLHGWL